A stretch of the Polaribacter pacificus genome encodes the following:
- the nrfD gene encoding NrfD/PsrC family molybdoenzyme membrane anchor subunit codes for MSHYEAPIREPLILGEKSYHDITVDIAKPIEGKANKNWYIAFYIALAAMLWGFGCIFYTVGTGIGVWGLNKNIGWAWDITNFVWWVGIGHAGTLISAVLLLFRQKWRMAINRSAEAMTIFAVFQAGLFPIIHMGRPWNGYWVLPIPNQFGSLWVNFNSPLLWDVFAISTYLSVSLVFWWTGLLPDFAMIRDRAVKPFQKKIYSLLSFGWSGRAKDWQRFEEVSLVLAGLATPLVLSVHTIVSMDFATSINPGWHSTIFPPYFVAGAIFSGFAMVQTLLGIMRKVTNMEAYITRLHVEYMNIVIILTGGIVAVAYASEFFIAWYTGSPYENYTYMSVGAATGPYAWAFWSLIIFNIIIPQFLWFKKVRRSFIWSFLISIAINIGMWFERFDIIAIVLSKGHLPSTWWRFEPTFIDVGIFIGTIGFFFVLFLLYARTFPVIAQAEVKTILKSSGENYKKLRDGNHE; via the coding sequence ATGTCTCATTACGAAGCACCCATTAGAGAGCCGTTAATATTAGGAGAAAAGAGTTACCATGATATTACGGTTGATATTGCAAAACCTATTGAAGGAAAGGCAAATAAAAATTGGTATATAGCATTTTACATCGCTTTAGCAGCAATGCTTTGGGGATTTGGATGTATTTTTTATACCGTAGGTACAGGTATTGGAGTTTGGGGATTAAACAAGAACATTGGATGGGCTTGGGATATTACCAACTTTGTATGGTGGGTAGGTATCGGTCACGCGGGTACTTTGATTTCTGCTGTATTATTACTGTTCCGTCAAAAATGGCGTATGGCTATCAACCGTTCTGCGGAGGCCATGACAATCTTTGCCGTTTTTCAGGCAGGATTGTTTCCAATCATCCACATGGGTAGACCTTGGAACGGATATTGGGTATTGCCAATTCCAAACCAGTTTGGATCTTTATGGGTAAACTTTAACTCACCGTTATTGTGGGATGTATTCGCAATTTCTACGTATTTATCTGTGTCATTGGTTTTCTGGTGGACAGGATTATTACCAGATTTTGCAATGATTAGAGATAGAGCTGTAAAGCCTTTTCAAAAGAAAATTTATTCGTTATTGTCTTTTGGATGGTCAGGAAGAGCTAAAGATTGGCAACGCTTTGAAGAAGTATCATTGGTATTAGCCGGATTGGCAACACCTCTTGTACTTTCTGTACACACTATTGTATCGATGGACTTTGCTACTTCGATTAACCCAGGATGGCACTCGACAATTTTCCCTCCATATTTCGTAGCAGGAGCAATCTTTTCTGGATTTGCAATGGTACAAACTTTATTAGGGATTATGCGTAAAGTGACTAATATGGAAGCATATATTACTCGTTTGCACGTAGAGTACATGAACATCGTAATCATCTTAACAGGTGGTATTGTTGCTGTTGCGTATGCATCTGAGTTTTTTATCGCTTGGTATACAGGTTCTCCTTATGAAAACTATACATATATGTCTGTTGGAGCTGCAACAGGACCTTATGCTTGGGCATTTTGGTCTCTGATCATCTTTAACATTATCATACCTCAATTTTTATGGTTCAAAAAAGTTAGAAGAAGTTTTATTTGGTCTTTCTTAATTTCTATTGCCATTAATATTGGTATGTGGTTTGAGCGTTTTGATATCATTGCAATTGTATTGAGTAAAGGTCATTTACCATCAACATGGTGGCGTTTTGAGCCTACATTTATAGATGTTGGGATTTTTATCGGAACCATTGGATTCTTCTTTGTATTGTTCTTATTGTATGCAAGAACATTCCCAGTAATCGCACAAGCAGAGGTAAAAACCATCTTGAAATCTTCAGGAGAGAACTATAAAAAATTAAGAGACGGAAATCATGAGTAA
- a CDS encoding DUF3341 domain-containing protein: MSNKVIHAFYNDDDILMDAVKKVKSANHHIEEVFCPFPVHGLDKALGLAPTRLAITAFMYGVTGLGVAIWMTNYMMIQDWPQDIGGKPNFSWWLNMPAFVPIMFELTVFFAAHLMVITFYMRSRIWPFKKAENPDPRTTDDHFLMEIPVHNNEEELTSLLKETGAVEINVVEKH, from the coding sequence ATGAGTAATAAAGTTATACACGCATTTTATAATGATGATGATATCTTAATGGACGCCGTTAAGAAGGTAAAATCAGCCAACCATCATATTGAAGAAGTATTTTGCCCTTTTCCAGTCCATGGATTAGATAAGGCCTTAGGTTTAGCACCTACTAGATTAGCAATTACTGCATTTATGTACGGAGTTACCGGTTTAGGTGTAGCCATTTGGATGACCAACTATATGATGATTCAAGATTGGCCTCAAGATATTGGAGGGAAACCAAACTTTTCTTGGTGGTTAAACATGCCAGCCTTTGTGCCAATTATGTTTGAATTGACAGTCTTTTTTGCTGCCCACTTAATGGTAATTACCTTTTATATGCGAAGCAGAATTTGGCCATTTAAAAAAGCTGAAAATCCAGATCCAAGAACTACGGATGACCATTTCTTAATGGAGATTCCAGTTCATAATAATGAAGAAGAATTGACTTCATTGTTAAAAGAAACGGGCGCTGTAGAAATTAACGTAGTAGAAAAGCATTAA
- a CDS encoding c-type cytochrome: MKNITKIIIAFVTIISIVSCGDKRTRSVQYMPDMYVSVPYDANSATGINGEASNLEPVAGTIARGQVPYEYPHTNEGYDAALNNLKSPLEATEKNLANGKAMYAIYCATCHGDKGDGNGVLSQRDKFNGIPSYKDRPITEGSIYHVIMYGRNLMGSHASQLTHDERWQVVSYVEKLRNDLLN, encoded by the coding sequence ATGAAGAATATTACCAAGATAATCATTGCGTTTGTAACAATCATTAGTATTGTTTCTTGTGGAGACAAGCGTACACGTTCTGTACAGTATATGCCAGACATGTATGTATCGGTTCCTTATGATGCAAACTCTGCAACAGGCATAAATGGAGAAGCTTCAAATTTAGAGCCAGTAGCAGGTACTATTGCTAGAGGACAAGTCCCTTATGAGTATCCTCATACCAACGAAGGATATGATGCTGCTTTAAATAATTTGAAATCACCATTAGAAGCTACAGAAAAAAACTTAGCTAACGGTAAGGCCATGTATGCAATTTACTGTGCTACCTGTCATGGAGACAAAGGAGACGGAAACGGTGTACTTTCTCAAAGAGATAAGTTTAACGGAATCCCTAGTTACAAAGACAGACCTATCACAGAAGGAAGTATTTATCATGTGATTATGTATGGTAGAAACTTGATGGGTTCTCATGCATCTCAATTAACTCACGATGAGCGTTGGCAAGTTGTTAGTTATGTAGAAAAACTAAGAAACGATTTATTAAACTAA
- a CDS encoding quinol:cytochrome C oxidoreductase, translating into MYQFSGKLKTFSIALMIIGALGVGYSFFSAPKTVEDAKEILASQHDSHGSAVATHDSGAEETSAHEEGKKEAHAEGSSHSEADADAHAEHVLHQLQNRPWAATYVALFFSLGITLLVLAFYASQRVAQAGWSVVLFRVMEAITANLVPTSILMFVVVMLSATHFNHLFVWMADGTFDPSSPNYDAIVDGKKWWLNIPGWAIRSAVYLLGWNIYRYIIRKNSIAEDTANDGNKTYKKNYHASIIFLVFFMITESMMSWDWIMGLDPHWFSTLFGWYVLATLLVSALTVIAFVTIYLRAKGHLPFVNDSHIHDLAKFMFGFSVFWTYLWFAQFMLIWYADMSEETVYFIARFNDYKVPFLAMVVMNFVFPILLLVNSDFKSRPWFVVIGGLVILAGHYIDVFVMVMPATVGDQWFIGIPEISAMLLFFGIFIYAVFSSFAKASPLAKGNPFLHESEHFHYYNIEHQGEENQH; encoded by the coding sequence ATGTATCAATTCTCAGGTAAATTAAAAACATTCTCAATTGCTTTAATGATTATTGGAGCTTTGGGTGTAGGATATAGCTTTTTTAGCGCACCAAAAACAGTTGAAGACGCAAAAGAAATCTTGGCAAGTCAGCATGACAGTCACGGTTCTGCTGTAGCAACTCATGATTCAGGTGCAGAAGAAACATCAGCACATGAAGAAGGCAAGAAGGAGGCACATGCAGAGGGATCAAGTCACTCAGAAGCAGATGCTGATGCACATGCAGAGCATGTTTTACATCAATTGCAAAACAGACCATGGGCTGCAACTTATGTAGCTTTGTTCTTTTCTTTAGGGATCACATTGTTAGTACTTGCTTTTTATGCTTCACAACGTGTAGCACAAGCAGGATGGTCAGTGGTGTTGTTTAGAGTGATGGAAGCAATAACTGCAAACTTAGTCCCAACAAGTATTCTTATGTTTGTTGTGGTTATGTTATCTGCAACACACTTTAATCATTTATTTGTTTGGATGGCAGATGGAACTTTTGATCCTAGCAGTCCTAACTATGATGCCATCGTTGATGGTAAGAAATGGTGGTTAAACATTCCAGGATGGGCTATTCGTAGTGCTGTATATTTACTTGGGTGGAACATATACCGTTATATTATTAGAAAAAATTCAATTGCAGAAGACACTGCTAATGATGGAAATAAAACTTATAAGAAAAACTACCACGCTTCAATTATCTTTTTAGTATTCTTTATGATTACAGAATCGATGATGTCTTGGGATTGGATTATGGGATTAGACCCTCACTGGTTTAGTACTTTATTCGGTTGGTATGTTTTAGCAACCCTTTTGGTAAGTGCTTTGACTGTGATCGCTTTTGTGACTATTTACTTGAGAGCAAAAGGACATTTACCATTTGTAAATGATAGTCATATTCACGATTTAGCAAAATTTATGTTTGGATTTAGTGTGTTTTGGACTTACTTATGGTTTGCACAGTTTATGCTTATCTGGTATGCAGATATGTCTGAAGAAACAGTGTATTTTATTGCTCGTTTTAATGACTATAAAGTACCATTCTTAGCTATGGTTGTCATGAACTTTGTGTTCCCAATTTTATTGTTAGTTAACAGTGACTTTAAGAGCAGACCTTGGTTTGTTGTTATTGGAGGATTGGTTATTTTAGCAGGACATTATATCGATGTTTTTGTAATGGTAATGCCAGCTACGGTTGGAGACCAATGGTTTATAGGAATTCCAGAAATTAGCGCTATGCTTTTATTCTTTGGAATCTTTATTTACGCTGTATTTAGCTCATTTGCTAAAGCATCACCATTGGCAAAAGGAAATCCATTTTTACATGAAAGTGAGCATTTCCACTATTACAATATTGAACATCAAGGAGAAGAAAATCAACATTAA
- a CDS encoding cytochrome c oxidase subunit II, giving the protein MLALFYIFIAVAIGVSIWQITRILNLRSVIATDKDNNTQGKMFLIFLVGLYAMMIYCLIFMNVIMLPESASIEGEHDDNLFNITFILIGIVQFLMQFLILYLPYKYRGKKGNKALFFADSHKLEAIWTITPAVVLVVLIGYGLWQWNNVMDLSDAENPVVIEVYAKQFQWEARYAGDDNTLGRGNVNFIKGINTMGVDMGDLNAQDDKKLPLVNPVMYLPKGRKVIFKFRSQDVLHSAYMPHFRAQMNCVPGMVTQFGFTPKYTTEEMRQQSEVVEKTAGINKIRQEKGEDPYEFDYLLLCNKICGASHYNMQMKIVVVEQEEFDKWYADQPTLGEELAIN; this is encoded by the coding sequence ATGCTAGCTTTATTTTATATTTTTATAGCTGTTGCAATTGGTGTAAGCATTTGGCAAATCACGAGAATTTTAAATCTTCGAAGTGTCATCGCTACAGATAAAGATAACAACACCCAAGGGAAAATGTTCCTGATATTTTTGGTAGGACTTTATGCAATGATGATTTATTGTTTGATTTTCATGAATGTCATTATGTTGCCAGAGTCGGCATCAATAGAAGGAGAACACGATGATAATTTATTTAACATCACTTTTATATTAATTGGAATTGTTCAATTTCTTATGCAGTTTCTTATTTTATATCTTCCGTATAAATACAGAGGAAAAAAAGGAAACAAAGCCTTATTCTTTGCTGATAGCCATAAATTAGAGGCAATTTGGACAATTACTCCAGCCGTTGTTTTGGTTGTGTTGATTGGTTACGGATTGTGGCAATGGAACAACGTTATGGATTTATCTGACGCAGAAAATCCAGTTGTTATAGAAGTTTATGCAAAACAGTTTCAATGGGAAGCTCGTTATGCCGGAGATGATAATACGCTAGGTAGAGGAAATGTTAATTTCATTAAAGGAATCAATACCATGGGTGTTGATATGGGTGATCTAAACGCACAAGACGACAAGAAATTACCATTGGTTAATCCAGTGATGTATTTGCCAAAAGGACGTAAAGTGATTTTTAAATTTAGATCACAAGATGTACTTCACTCTGCATATATGCCTCACTTTAGAGCTCAGATGAACTGTGTTCCAGGGATGGTTACTCAATTTGGTTTTACACCAAAATATACCACAGAAGAAATGAGACAACAGTCTGAGGTGGTTGAGAAAACAGCAGGTATTAATAAGATTCGTCAAGAAAAAGGAGAAGATCCTTATGAGTTTGATTACCTACTATTATGTAATAAAATTTGTGGAGCCTCTCACTACAATATGCAAATGAAGATTGTTGTTGTTGAGCAAGAAGAGTTTGACAAATGGTATGCAGACCAACCAACATTAGGTGAGGAATTAGCGATTAATTAA
- a CDS encoding cytochrome c oxidase subunit I, with protein sequence MSEHHHKETFVTKYIFSQDHKMISKQFLITGIFMGVIGVFMSMLFRLQIAWPEKSFTIIEAFLGTHQSGGVMEPDMYLALVTIHGTIMVFFVLTAGLSGTFSNLLIPLQIGARDMASGFLNMVSYWMFFISSVIMVISLFVETGPASAGWTIYPPLSALPQAIPGSGLGMTLWLTSMAIFIASSLIGSLNYIVTIFNLRTKGMKMTRLPLTMWAFFITAVIGVVSFPVLLSAALLLIMDRSFGTSFFLSDIFISGEVLHYQGGSPVLFEHLFWFLGHPEVYIVLLPALGITSEIIATNSRKPIFGYRAMIGSIIAIAFLSTIVWGHHMFISGMNPFLGSVFTFTTLLIAIPSAVKAFNYVTTLWKGNLQLNPAMLFSIGLVSTFVTGGLTGLVLGDSALDINVHDTYFVVAHFHLVMGVSAILGMFAGVYHWFPKMYGRMMNKTMGYWHFWLTMIAAYGVFFPMHFIGLAGLPRRYYTNTNFPMFDDVADINVVITIFAILGGLSQLIFLANFFISIYRGQKATQNPWRSNTLEWTTPVEHIHGNWPGKIPEIFRWPYDYSKVDANGDYIHGEDFVLQTTPLKDGEDPS encoded by the coding sequence ATGTCAGAGCATCATCATAAAGAAACATTTGTTACTAAATACATATTTAGTCAAGATCACAAAATGATTTCAAAACAGTTTTTAATAACTGGGATATTTATGGGAGTCATTGGAGTGTTTATGTCCATGTTATTTCGTTTGCAAATCGCTTGGCCAGAAAAATCATTTACCATTATTGAAGCGTTTTTAGGGACTCATCAATCAGGTGGAGTTATGGAGCCAGATATGTACCTAGCCCTAGTAACTATCCACGGTACCATCATGGTATTCTTTGTTTTAACAGCAGGTTTAAGTGGTACTTTTTCTAACTTACTAATTCCATTGCAAATTGGAGCAAGAGATATGGCCTCAGGTTTTTTAAACATGGTGTCGTACTGGATGTTCTTTATTTCTAGTGTAATCATGGTAATTTCTCTGTTTGTAGAAACAGGACCAGCTTCTGCAGGTTGGACTATCTACCCACCATTAAGTGCATTGCCACAAGCAATACCTGGATCTGGTTTAGGAATGACTTTATGGTTAACATCAATGGCTATTTTTATTGCATCGTCTTTAATAGGTTCATTAAATTATATAGTTACCATTTTTAACTTGCGTACTAAAGGAATGAAAATGACAAGATTGCCACTAACCATGTGGGCTTTCTTTATCACCGCTGTAATTGGTGTTGTTTCTTTCCCTGTTTTATTATCGGCAGCTTTGTTGTTGATTATGGACCGTAGTTTTGGTACTTCATTCTTTTTGTCTGATATTTTTATCAGTGGAGAAGTATTGCACTATCAAGGAGGTTCGCCAGTATTGTTTGAACACTTATTCTGGTTCTTAGGACACCCAGAAGTATATATCGTATTATTACCAGCCTTGGGGATTACCTCTGAGATTATCGCAACCAACTCTAGAAAACCAATTTTTGGATATAGAGCAATGATTGGATCAATTATAGCTATTGCATTTTTGTCTACAATTGTTTGGGGACACCATATGTTTATTTCAGGAATGAATCCATTCTTAGGTTCGGTATTTACATTTACAACTTTGTTAATTGCAATCCCATCAGCGGTAAAAGCATTTAACTATGTCACCACACTCTGGAAAGGAAACTTACAATTAAATCCAGCCATGCTGTTTTCTATTGGTTTGGTTTCTACTTTCGTAACAGGTGGTTTAACAGGATTGGTTTTAGGAGATTCAGCTTTAGATATTAACGTACACGATACGTACTTTGTGGTAGCGCATTTCCACCTGGTAATGGGAGTTTCTGCCATCTTAGGGATGTTTGCAGGAGTTTATCACTGGTTCCCTAAAATGTATGGAAGAATGATGAATAAAACTATGGGATATTGGCATTTTTGGTTAACTATGATTGCTGCTTATGGGGTGTTTTTCCCAATGCACTTTATCGGATTAGCAGGTCTTCCAAGAAGATATTATACCAATACTAATTTCCCAATGTTTGATGATGTTGCAGATATCAATGTGGTAATTACCATCTTTGCAATCTTAGGAGGTCTGTCTCAGTTGATTTTCTTAGCCAACTTCTTTATCTCTATCTATAGAGGTCAAAAAGCGACTCAAAACCCATGGAGATCTAATACTTTAGAATGGACAACTCCTGTAGAGCATATTCACGGAAACTGGCCAGGAAAAATTCCAGAAATATTCCGTTGGCCTTATGACTATAGTAAGGTTGATGCAAATGGAGATTACATTCACGGAGAAGATTTTGTTTTACAAACGACTCCACTAAAAGATGGTGAAGATCCTTCTTAA
- the ruvB gene encoding Holliday junction branch migration DNA helicase RuvB, with protein MNENLNPDNSNFTPEELDVEKKLRPLSFDDFTGQDQAIDNLKVFVEAANQRAEALDHTLFHGPPGLGKTTLAHILANELGVGIKVTSGPVLDKPGDLAGLLTNLDERDVLFIDEIHRLSPIVEEYLYSAMEDYKIDIMIESGPNARTVQIHLEPFTLIGATTRSGLLTSPMRARFGISSRLNYYKKELLTTIIQRSSQILKVPISMEAAIEIAGRSRGTPRIANALLRRVRDFAQIKGDGTITIEIAQYALKALRVDAHGLDEMDTKILTTLIDKFKGGPVGISTLATAVGENGETIEEVYEPFLIQEGFIVRTPRGREVTEAAYTHLGKERGLNQGELF; from the coding sequence ATGAACGAAAACTTAAATCCTGACAATTCAAACTTTACACCTGAGGAATTAGATGTAGAAAAAAAATTGCGTCCACTTAGTTTTGACGATTTTACAGGTCAGGATCAGGCAATTGACAACTTGAAGGTTTTTGTAGAGGCAGCCAATCAACGAGCCGAAGCGTTAGATCACACTTTGTTTCACGGCCCTCCCGGATTGGGTAAAACTACTTTGGCTCATATTCTAGCCAATGAGTTAGGTGTAGGGATAAAAGTTACCTCAGGACCTGTTTTAGACAAACCTGGAGACTTAGCAGGTTTGCTAACCAACCTTGATGAGAGAGATGTCTTGTTTATTGATGAAATTCATCGATTAAGTCCAATTGTAGAAGAGTATTTGTATTCTGCAATGGAGGATTATAAGATTGATATTATGATAGAATCTGGCCCTAATGCCAGAACAGTTCAAATCCATTTAGAGCCATTTACACTTATTGGAGCAACAACCCGATCAGGCTTGTTAACTTCTCCAATGCGTGCTCGATTTGGGATTAGTAGTCGCTTAAATTATTACAAAAAAGAATTACTAACAACCATCATTCAACGTAGTTCTCAAATTTTAAAAGTACCCATTTCTATGGAGGCAGCTATTGAGATTGCAGGTAGAAGTAGAGGAACTCCTAGAATTGCAAACGCGCTATTGCGTAGAGTTAGAGATTTTGCACAAATTAAAGGAGATGGAACCATCACTATAGAGATCGCTCAATATGCTTTAAAAGCTTTGCGAGTTGATGCACATGGATTGGATGAGATGGATACCAAAATTTTAACCACTTTGATAGATAAATTTAAGGGAGGCCCAGTAGGTATTTCTACACTGGCAACTGCGGTAGGTGAAAATGGAGAAACCATAGAAGAAGTATATGAGCCTTTTTTAATCCAAGAAGGTTTTATCGTTAGAACGCCTAGAGGAAGAGAAGTAACCGAAGCAGCCTATACACATTTAGGCAAAGAAAGAGGATTAAATCAGGGAGAATTGTTTTAG
- a CDS encoding SulP family inorganic anion transporter has translation MNLKKLIPILEWLPNYTSSRFKGDLVAGITVSIILIPQGIAYAMIAGLPPIYGLYSALVPQLMYAIFGSSRQVAIGPVAMDSLIVAAGVSTLALTGSTGYISIAILLAFVVGAIQLLMGLFRLGFIVNFLSRPVISGFTSAAALIIGFNQFRNLLGVDFVRSNQIQHVVKDIWNQIDSYHLSTTVIGLIAMLVIITLRKVNKKIPNSLVVVGFGILLIKFFGNSFEGVAIIKDIPSGLPSFSMPVFDIDQIKELLPIALTLVLVGFLETISIGKSLESKQDEYRIRPNQELVALGLANMVGSLFKAYPSASSFSRSAINQESGGTTGMSAIISVIMVVLTLLFLTPIFYYLPKTILAAIIIVAVFNLVNIKEAKHLWRTNNLDFWLLFATFIATLFFGIEYGIFAGVGLSIVVLIFRTSKPYIAVLGAVPDSDFYKNSERFKNVIVEDDVLIIRFDAQLFFANASYFRDNLDELAAKKGKALKLIVIDSESINRVDSTGVDMLIERIKYYKKKDITFYFAGVKGPVRDALFRAGLLDVIGIDHFFMNIYTAVKYYRTGDREHQLKYAQYIHQAYK, from the coding sequence ATGAATTTAAAAAAACTCATACCAATTTTAGAATGGTTGCCCAACTATACCAGCAGTCGCTTTAAGGGCGATTTGGTAGCTGGAATTACTGTGAGTATTATTTTAATTCCTCAAGGGATCGCTTATGCAATGATTGCAGGATTGCCGCCAATTTACGGTTTGTATTCTGCTCTGGTTCCGCAATTAATGTATGCTATTTTTGGATCTTCAAGACAGGTTGCTATCGGTCCAGTGGCTATGGATTCATTAATTGTCGCAGCAGGAGTATCTACATTGGCATTGACAGGCTCTACAGGTTATATAAGTATAGCCATACTTTTAGCATTTGTCGTTGGGGCTATCCAATTGCTCATGGGATTATTTAGATTGGGCTTTATAGTAAACTTTTTATCTAGACCAGTAATTTCTGGGTTTACATCGGCTGCTGCACTAATAATCGGATTTAATCAATTCCGAAATTTATTGGGAGTAGATTTTGTAAGAAGTAACCAGATTCAACATGTAGTCAAAGACATTTGGAATCAAATAGACTCATATCATCTAAGCACTACAGTGATAGGTCTAATAGCCATGCTAGTTATTATTACACTGAGAAAAGTAAATAAAAAAATACCAAATTCTTTAGTCGTAGTTGGCTTTGGGATTTTACTAATTAAATTCTTTGGAAACTCTTTTGAAGGAGTCGCCATTATCAAAGACATTCCATCTGGTTTGCCAAGCTTTTCAATGCCGGTGTTTGATATTGATCAAATTAAAGAATTGCTTCCAATTGCATTAACATTAGTGTTGGTCGGTTTTTTAGAAACCATTTCAATTGGTAAATCTTTGGAGTCTAAACAAGATGAATACAGAATCAGACCCAATCAAGAGTTGGTTGCTTTGGGTTTGGCAAATATGGTAGGCTCACTTTTTAAAGCTTATCCTTCTGCTTCGAGTTTTTCTCGATCTGCAATCAATCAAGAGTCTGGAGGTACCACAGGGATGTCTGCCATTATTTCTGTAATTATGGTGGTCTTAACACTCTTGTTTTTGACACCTATTTTTTATTATCTACCCAAAACCATTCTTGCAGCAATTATTATTGTCGCGGTTTTTAATTTGGTAAATATTAAAGAAGCCAAGCATTTATGGAGAACAAACAACCTTGATTTTTGGTTGCTATTTGCAACCTTTATAGCTACGCTGTTTTTTGGTATAGAATATGGGATTTTTGCAGGTGTAGGTTTGTCGATTGTTGTTTTAATCTTTAGAACCTCAAAGCCCTATATTGCAGTTTTAGGTGCTGTTCCAGATTCTGATTTTTATAAGAACAGTGAGCGATTTAAAAATGTAATTGTAGAAGACGATGTTTTGATAATTCGTTTTGATGCCCAATTGTTTTTTGCCAATGCAAGTTATTTTAGAGACAATTTAGACGAATTGGCAGCAAAAAAAGGAAAGGCACTAAAATTGATAGTTATTGATTCAGAGAGTATCAATCGAGTAGATAGTACTGGAGTTGATATGCTAATAGAACGCATTAAATACTACAAAAAGAAAGATATCACTTTTTATTTTGCAGGTGTAAAAGGACCTGTGAGAGATGCTCTTTTTAGAGCAGGACTGCTAGATGTGATTGGTATTGATCATTTCTTTATGAACATTTACACAGCAGTTAAGTACTATAGAACAGGAGATAGAGAACATCAATTGAAGTATGCTCAGTACATACATCAAGCCTATAAATAA